Proteins found in one Candidatus Palauibacter scopulicola genomic segment:
- the floA gene encoding flotillin-like protein FloA (flotillin-like protein involved in membrane lipid rafts), with the protein MAGTSIIILIAIALGVLILSWIVPIRLWVTAIASGVRVGLGSLVGMRLRKIPPPRIVYPLISSYKAGLPLHTNELESHFLAGGDVERVVNALISADKAQIELPFRQAAAIDLAGRDVLDAVQVSVNPRVIQTPKVAAMAKDGIQLIATARVTVRANINRLVGGAGEETILARVGEGIVSTIGSASSHKAVLENPDNISKTVLAKGLDSGTAFEILSIDIADVDVGKNIGAELQTDQAEADKRIAQAKAEERRAMAVASEQENRALVEQMQAEVVKAEAEVPLAMAEAFREGNLGIMDYMKYRNIQSDTQMRRSIAKPPESDKDG; encoded by the coding sequence CTGGCGGGAACCAGCATCATCATCCTCATCGCCATCGCGCTCGGCGTGCTCATTCTGTCCTGGATCGTGCCGATCCGGCTCTGGGTCACGGCGATCGCGTCGGGGGTCCGGGTGGGCCTCGGAAGCCTGGTGGGGATGCGACTGCGGAAGATCCCTCCGCCGCGGATCGTCTATCCCCTCATCAGTTCCTACAAGGCGGGTCTCCCTCTCCACACGAACGAACTGGAGTCGCACTTCCTGGCGGGAGGCGACGTCGAGCGCGTGGTGAACGCGCTCATCTCGGCGGACAAGGCGCAGATCGAACTGCCGTTCCGGCAGGCGGCCGCCATCGACCTCGCGGGGCGGGACGTGCTCGACGCGGTGCAGGTGTCCGTCAACCCGCGGGTCATCCAGACGCCGAAGGTCGCCGCGATGGCGAAGGACGGGATCCAGCTCATCGCGACGGCGCGCGTGACGGTGCGGGCCAACATCAACCGCCTCGTCGGCGGCGCGGGGGAGGAGACGATCCTGGCGCGCGTCGGCGAAGGCATCGTGTCGACGATCGGGTCGGCGTCGTCGCACAAGGCCGTGCTCGAGAACCCGGACAACATCTCGAAGACCGTGCTCGCCAAGGGACTCGACTCCGGGACCGCGTTCGAGATTCTCTCCATCGACATCGCCGACGTCGATGTGGGGAAGAACATCGGGGCGGAACTGCAGACGGACCAGGCGGAAGCGGACAAGCGGATCGCGCAGGCGAAGGCCGAGGAGCGGCGCGCGATGGCGGTCGCGTCGGAGCAGGAGAACCGGGCGCTCGTCGAGCAGATGCAGGCCGAAGTCGTGAAGGCGGAGGCGGAAGTCCCCCTCGCGATGGCCGAGGCGTTCCGTGAGGGCAACCTCGGGATCATGGACTACATGAAGTACCGCAACATTCAGAGCGATACGCAGATGCGGAGGTCCATCGCGAAGCCGCCCGAGAGCGACAAGGACGGCTGA
- a CDS encoding VOC family protein — MSETPLGRFCWYELLTTDLEGAQDFYRKIVGWETGAWQGEGPEYITWNNNGTPVGGVMQLPADALAGGAPAHWMPYLSTPDVDATVAQAERLGGGTIHRMEIPEVGQIAVLRDPGGAVFTAYQPSGDTPGHDGEPALGEFSWHELVAGDIEAAWSFYADLFGWEKTTAMDMGEAGIYQMYGRDGKELGGMMNRSDDMPPPCWGLYILVSDVHASAELVKELGGSVVIGPMEVPGGEFILQGIDPQGAAFALHSR; from the coding sequence ATGTCTGAAACGCCGCTCGGCCGCTTCTGCTGGTACGAGCTTCTCACCACGGACCTCGAAGGCGCGCAGGACTTCTACCGGAAGATCGTCGGTTGGGAGACTGGCGCCTGGCAGGGCGAAGGCCCGGAGTACATCACCTGGAACAACAACGGCACACCCGTCGGCGGCGTGATGCAGTTGCCGGCCGACGCCCTCGCGGGGGGAGCCCCGGCCCACTGGATGCCCTACCTGTCGACGCCGGACGTGGACGCGACGGTGGCGCAGGCGGAGCGGCTGGGGGGCGGCACGATCCACCGCATGGAGATCCCCGAAGTCGGCCAGATCGCGGTCCTCAGGGATCCCGGCGGCGCGGTGTTCACGGCCTACCAGCCCTCCGGCGACACGCCCGGGCACGACGGAGAGCCGGCCCTCGGAGAGTTCTCCTGGCACGAACTGGTCGCCGGCGACATCGAGGCGGCGTGGTCGTTCTACGCCGACCTGTTCGGGTGGGAGAAGACGACGGCGATGGACATGGGCGAGGCCGGCATCTACCAGATGTACGGGCGCGACGGCAAGGAACTGGGCGGCATGATGAACCGAAGCGACGACATGCCGCCGCCGTGCTGGGGGCTCTACATCCTCGTGTCCGACGTGCACGCCTCGGCAGAGTTGGTGAAGGAGCTGGGCGGATCGGTCGTCATCGGGCCGATGGAAGTCCCCGGCGGCGAGTTCATCCTGCAGGGCATCGACCCGCAGGGAGCCGCCTTCGCCCTGCACAGCCGGTAA
- a CDS encoding NfeD family protein, translated as MKSPMTGLPAPLLALGLAVVAASASGGPVPPGLGGVFARSTPVAQSAQSAATVVRVPISGTIELGVAPFVARALSEAAESGAPAVIIELDTPGGRVDAAWKIIDDLRDAEVPTYAYVNRRALSAGAMIALATDRIYMRPGSTIGAATPVTGEGEKAPEKMVSAMRSEFRALAEERGLDPLIAEAMVDESIEVPGVSEAGRLLTLTTDEATAIGVADAEVRDLIELLEVMRLPAAPVREVQPNWAEAIVRFLTNPAVAPLLLSLGFLGLIVEVRTPSFGVAGAVGLASLAAFFGAHHLVHLAGIEEILLFGAGAVLIALEVLVIPGFGIAGILGTVAVLGAAVMGMVGQVPTFDQVFNAAGLVALSIILVGVAGWALVRHLPRSNRFSGLFLRDSTSRETGYLSVPPREDLVGGLGVTSTDLRPTGVAIINDERIHVVTEGPWLEAGTPIRVLEVASGRVLVRRAKQSPESEHRNEA; from the coding sequence ATGAAATCACCCATGACGGGGTTGCCGGCGCCGCTGCTCGCCCTCGGGCTGGCGGTGGTGGCGGCGTCCGCGTCGGGCGGGCCCGTGCCGCCGGGACTCGGAGGCGTCTTCGCGCGATCCACGCCGGTCGCGCAGTCGGCGCAGTCCGCCGCGACGGTCGTCCGGGTGCCGATCTCCGGCACGATCGAACTCGGCGTGGCCCCCTTCGTGGCTCGCGCGCTCTCGGAAGCCGCCGAATCCGGGGCGCCCGCCGTGATCATCGAACTCGACACGCCCGGCGGACGGGTCGACGCGGCGTGGAAGATCATCGACGACCTGCGCGACGCGGAGGTCCCGACCTACGCCTACGTGAACCGCCGCGCCCTCTCGGCGGGCGCGATGATCGCGCTGGCGACGGACCGGATCTACATGCGGCCGGGCTCCACCATCGGCGCGGCCACGCCGGTCACCGGCGAGGGCGAGAAGGCCCCGGAGAAGATGGTGAGCGCGATGCGCTCGGAGTTCCGGGCGCTGGCCGAGGAGCGGGGGCTCGATCCGCTGATCGCGGAGGCGATGGTCGACGAGAGCATCGAGGTCCCCGGCGTGAGCGAAGCCGGCCGCCTGCTCACCCTCACGACGGACGAGGCCACCGCGATCGGCGTCGCGGACGCCGAGGTGCGGGATCTCATCGAACTGCTGGAGGTCATGAGGCTTCCGGCCGCCCCGGTGCGGGAAGTCCAGCCGAACTGGGCGGAGGCGATCGTCCGCTTCCTGACGAACCCGGCGGTCGCGCCTCTCCTCCTGAGCCTCGGCTTTCTCGGACTCATCGTGGAGGTGCGGACGCCGAGTTTCGGCGTGGCGGGCGCGGTCGGACTCGCCTCGCTGGCCGCCTTCTTCGGCGCGCACCATCTCGTCCACCTCGCCGGCATCGAGGAGATCCTCCTCTTCGGCGCGGGCGCCGTGCTGATCGCGCTCGAAGTGCTCGTCATCCCCGGCTTCGGCATCGCCGGGATCCTGGGGACGGTCGCGGTACTCGGGGCGGCCGTCATGGGCATGGTCGGCCAGGTGCCGACCTTCGACCAGGTGTTCAACGCGGCGGGACTCGTCGCCCTGTCGATCATTCTGGTCGGCGTCGCCGGGTGGGCGCTGGTGCGGCACCTCCCCCGCAGCAACCGATTCTCCGGACTCTTCCTCCGCGACTCGACGAGCCGCGAGACCGGATACCTCTCGGTGCCTCCGCGCGAGGACCTGGTCGGCGGACTCGGCGTCACGTCGACCGACCTGCGGCCCACCGGGGTCGCGATCATCAACGATGAGCGCATCCACGTCGTGACCGAGGGTCCCTGGCTCGAGGCCGGGACCCCGATTCGCGTACTGGAAGTGGCGAGCGGGCGGGTGCTCGTGCGCCGCGCCAAGCAGTCTCCCGAATCCGAACACAGGAACGAGGCCTGA